CGTGAGCCTGGATAATAGCGGGCAGAAGAGCACCGGTGAAAACCAGCTTAACGGCGTGCTCACCGCCAATAATATGCTGGGGCTGGCGGATAAATGGTTTGTCAGCGGCGGGCGCAGCAGCGATTTTGCCAGCGCGTACGATGCGCAGAATTTCCAGGCGGGCGTCAGCGTGCCGTCTGGCTACGGCCTGCTGGACTACAGCTACGCCTGGAGTAACTACCGGACCACCATCAGTAACCAGGGGTTCAACTGGCTCTCCACGGGCGATACGAAAACCCACCGCCTTAACGCGTCCTGGGTGGTTTTCCGCAACGGGGATGTTAAAACCGGCATTGCGGCGGGCGTGGTTCAGCGCTCCAGCCGCAACTGGCTGAACGACGCGCCGCTTAAGAGCAGCACGCGCAACCTCTCGAGCCTGGTCCTGGGGATTACCCACACGCAAAAAATGCTGGGCGGCGTGGCGACCTTTAACCCGACCTGGAGCCACGGCATGCCGTGGTTCAATGCCGAAACCGACGAAAATAAATCCGGGGATATGCCGCGGGCGGAATTCCGCAAATGGAGCCTGAACGCCAGCTTCCAGCGTCCTGTCGCCCGTAACGCGTGGTGGCTGACCAGCGCCTACGGCCAGTGGTCGCCCGACCGGCTGTACGGCGCCGAGCGCCTGACGCTCGGCGGCGAAAGCTCCGTGCGCGGTTTTAAAGAACAGTACCTGTCCGGGGATAACGGCGGCTACTGGCGTAACGAGCTGGGGTATTCCCTCTTCACCCTCCCGGTGATTGGCGCGGTAAGCGCAACGGTCGCCGTTGACGGCGGCTGGCTGGAAAAAGACCGTCAGGACCGCTTTGCCTCCGGCACGCTGTGGGGCGGTTCGGTGGGGCTGAGCAGCGCAGGACGCGGGTACAGCAGCCAGATTTCGGTCGGCACGCCCCTGCGCTACCCCGACTGGCTCGGCCCGGATCATGTGAGCGTTAACTGGCGCATTGCCTTCATGCTTTAAGAGACTCTACGACTATGGATACCCGTCACCCACCCGTTCGTTTCTCGCAGCGTCTGATCAGCTGGATTGTCTGCGGCCTGATGGTCTGGCAGCCGGTGGCACCCGCCGTCGCGGCGGCGCTCACGCCGGCCGGGCAGACCACGGTCGACCGGGCGGGGAACGGGGTGCCGGTCGTCAACATCGCCACCCCGAACGGGGCGGGTATCTCGCATAACCAGTTCGGCGAGTATAACGTCGGCAGCGAGGGGCTTATCCTCAACAACGGCACGGACCGTTTAACCCGGACCCAGCTGGGCGGGCTTATCCAGAACAACCCCAACCTGCAGGCCGGGCGGGAAGCGAAAGGCATCATCAACGAAGTCACGGGCGCCAGCCGCTCGCAGCTGCAGGGCTACACGGAAGTCGCCGGTAAGGCGGCAAACGTCATGGTGGCCAACCCGTACGGCATTACCTGTAACGGGTGCGGATTTATCAACACCCCGAACGTCACCCTGACCACGGGGAAACCGCAGTTCGACGCCAGCGGTAACCTGCTGGCGCTGGAGGTGACGAAAGGGGCCATCACGGTTGAAGGCCAGGGGCTGGACGCCAGCAAGAGCGACGCGCTGTCGCTGATTGCGCGCGCAACGGAGGTGAACGCCGCGATACATGCGAACGACCTGACGGTAACGGCAGGGGCGAACCGCGTGGGTGCCGACGGCAGCGTCAGGCCAATTGCCGGCGAGGGCGCCGCGCCCGTGGTGGCGGTGGATACCGGCGCGCTCGGCGGGATGTATGCGAACCGTATCCGCCTGGTCTCCAGCGAGGCGGGCGTCGGGGTGAACCTCGGCAACCTCACCGCGCGCCAGGGCGACATTCAGCTGGATGCGGGCGGGAAACTGACGGTCAGGAACAGCCTCGCCAGCGGCTCGATTAGCGCGAAGGGCGCGGGGGTGGCCCTCAGCGGCAGCCATCAGGCAGGGGGCGCACTGAACGTGGCCAGCTCGCAGGATGTGGAGCTCAGTAACAGCACGCTCGCCAGCCAGGGCGACATGCGCCTTTCCGCGGCGGGGAAAGTGCAGATGACGGGCGGCGGGACAAACAGCGCGGGCGCGCTGGCGGTCAGCAGCGGGCAGGCGATGACGCTCAACAATACCTCTCTTATCTCCCGCGGCGCGGCGACGCTCAGCAGCGGCGGCACGCTGTCATCCACGGGCAGTGCGGTCTCGGCAGGGGAGAGCCTGGCGCTGAGCGGCGGGCAGCTGGTGCTGGACGGCCAGAGCCGGGCCGATGCCGCGGCCGATATCCGCCTGACGGGCAGCACCGTCAGTAACCAGGGGCAGGTGAATGCGGGGCGCGACATTGCGCTCTCCGGCGACAGGGTGTCCAGCAGCGGCCTGCTGGCGGCGAAAGGCCGTCTGGACGTGAACGCCGGAGAGCTGACGAACGGCGGCACGGCGCAGGGCAGCGACGTCACCCTGAAGGGGCAGACGGTGACCAACAACGGCACCCTGCAGAGCGCCGGCAACCTGGCGTTAAGCGCCGGAACCCTGGCGCAGCGGGGCACGCTGAGCGCGAAGGGCAATGCGAACGTCACGGCGCAGCAGACCCTGCGTAACGACGGCAGCCTGCTGGCTGACGGTGCGATGAACGTGACCGCAGGCGTGCTTGAGCAGAACGGCACCCTGTCCGGCGCGACGGCGCTGACGGCGCAGGCCGGCACCCTGACCAGCGGTCAGGCGTCCCGCACGACCAGCCAGGGCAATATACAGATTACCGCGACCCGCAGCGCCAGCCTGAACGGGCAGACGGACGCGGCGGGGGCGGTCACCGTCAGCGCCGGCGACCTGACCACCGGCCCGGACGCGCACCTGCAGAGCGGGCAGGGGCTCACCCTGCAGGCGCAGAGCGCCGCGCTGAACGGCACCCAGGCGGCGAAAGGCGCCCTGTCGGTGACGGCGGGCACGATTGCGCACGCCGGGAAATCCACCGGTGACGCGCTGAGCTTTAACGCGTCCGGCGACCTGACCAGCGGCGGGGAGCTCACCGCCGGCGCCATTACTCTCAGCGGACAGAACATCCTCCAGTCCGGCGCCGCAAAAGCGGACCGCATGACCCTGACGGCCCCCGGGCGCATCACCAGCAGCGGCTCGCTGGTTGCCGGTACCCTCTCGCTGGACGCTGCCTCGGTGGAGAACGGCGGGCTGCTGCAGGGCACCACCCTGCTCGGCCTGAAGACCGGGTCACTCGCGAACCTCGCGGGCGGGTCGGTCTACAGCGCGCAGGATTTAACGCTGAACGTTCCGGTGCTGGCCAACGGCGGGCTTATCACCACCGACGGCACGCTGCGCATTAAAGGCGACACGCTGACCAACCAGGGTGAAATCAACGGCGTCAGCCTGAGCAGCGACTACCTCAGCCTGACCAGCAGCGGACGCCTGCTGGCGGACGACCGGCTCACCCTGAACGGCACTACTCTGGTTAACGCGGGCAGTATTGCCGCCGGCGACCTGCACATCACGGCGGACAGCCTGGAGAACCAGGGCACCGTCGAGGGGGACGCGGCCCTGACGCTCGGCGTGGCAGACCTCACTAACCGCGGCGCGCTGCGCAGCGGCGGAACGCTGACGCTCAGCGGCGACACCCTTACCAGCAGCGGCGAGCTCAGCGCCACCGCGCTGCTGCTGAACCTGACCCGTCAGGTCAGCAACGAGGCGGGCGGCCGGGTGATTGCCCGGGACGGCCTGACGCTGACCGCCGCCAGCCTGACCAACAGCGGGCTGATGGCCGGTGCCGACGCGCAGTTCAACAGCGCGTCGGTGACCAACGGCGGCACGCTGCAGGGAACCCGCTCGCTGACGGCGACGGGGGCACAGCTCAGCAACCTGCAGGCGGGCATGCTGCTCTCCGGTGGCGCGCTCGGCCTGCACCACACCACCCTGAACAACGCCGGGCTCATGCAGGGCAACACCCTGAACCTGGCCACCGGCGAGTGGATGAACACCGGTAACGCGCTGGGGGAAGCGGGCGTGACGGCGGCGGTGACCGGCGCGCTGACCAACAGCGGTAAGGTGCTCAGCCAGCAGGCGCTGGACGTTCAGGCCGGCAATACCGATAACCGGGGCCAGCTGCTGGCGAAAGCGCTGACCCTGCGGGGCGACCTGCAGAACAGCGGCCTGCTTCAGGGCAGCAGCACGCTGGCCTGGTCCGGCAACACCTTCGCGAACCAGACTCAGGGGCAGGTGACGGGCGGTGAGACCCTCACCCTGAGCGGACACACGCTGAGCAACGCGGGCAGCCTGCAGGGGCGCAGCGCCACGCTGGACGCCGCAGGCCTGAATAACCAGGGCAGCGTTCAGGCGCTGGACGCCCTGACGCTTGCTGCAACCGGCAGGCTGGACAACACCGGCGCCCTGCTCAGCCAGAACCTGTTCACGCTGACGGCGGCGCAGCTGTTTAACGACGGCCGGCTGGCGGGGAAAGCGCTGACGGTGAACGCCGCGCAGCTGACCAACACCGGCATGCTGCAGGGCAACGACACGCTGGCGCTGACCACCCGCGCGCTGAGCAACGGCGCCACCGGGCAGCTGGTGAGCGGAAGCGGCCTGAATCTGTCCCTGGACACGCTCGATAACGCCGGTCTGCTGCTGGTGAACGGCGGGTTCACCCTCCGGGGCAGCGACCTGACCAACCGGGGCGATATTCAGGCGCAGGACCTGGATTTGGGGCTGGGCAACGCCCTGAGCAATACCGGGAACATCGTGGCCACCGGCGATGCCGCGCTTCACGCGACGACGCTGACCAGCAGCGGCACGGTGGCGGGCAGAACGCTGACCGCAGGCGCGACGGAGCTGCGCAACAGCGGCCTGATGCAGGGCAGCAGCGCGGTTAACGCCGCCGCTGACCGCTTTATCAACGCGCTGAACGGCAAATGGCTCTCCGGCGGCGGCTTCACGCTGACGGGCGGGCAGCTGACGAACGCCGGTACGCTGCAGGGCGCGACGCTGGACATGACCGGCACCACCCTGACCAGCAGCGGCACGGTGAACGGGCTGGCGGGGCTCAGCGGCACGCTCGGCGGGGCGTTAACCAATACCGGGCTGCTGCAGAGCGGCGGCGCAACCACCTTCACCGCGGACACCCTGGCGAACCCGGGGCGCATCACCGGCGGCACGCTCTCCCTGACCGCCCGCGAGATGAACAACGACGGCCTGATGCAGGGAACGAACGGCCTGGCGCTCACCGGCACCGCGCTGACCACGGGCGCGGCCTCGCGCACCCTCTCCGGCGGCATGCTGACGCTGGACGCAGGCCAGCTGACCACGCAGGGCACGCTGCAGGGGAACGGCGCGGACATCCGCGCCACCGGCGACTGGACGCACGGCGGGTCCCTGCTCAGCCAGGGGGCGCTGACGGCCGCGACCGGCGGCACGCTGACCTCGTCCGGCTCGCTGATGAGCCAGGGGCGGGCGGATATCACCGCGCAGACGCTGGATAACCGCGGGCAGCGCCACGCTGCAGGCCGCGACGCTGGCGAACCAGGGGCAGTGGGCGGCGAAAAACCTGACGCTGACCGGCGGCACGCTCAGCAACAGCGGCGCCATCAGCGGGGTGAATGGCCTGACCCTCAGCCAGACCGGCGCGGTCAGCCAGCAGTCGACCGGCACCCTGCTCTCCGGCGGGGCGCTGAACGTCACGGCGGCCTCCGTCACCAGCGACGGCAAAATGCAGGGGAGCACGCTCGGCATCACCACCGGGGCGCTCACCAACGGCGGACGTCTGCAGGGCGATAACGGCGCGACGCTGGCCCTCAGCGGCACGCTGACCAACAGCAGCGGGGGCGAAATCGTCAGCCGAGATGGCCTGACGCTGACCACGCCCGCGCTGTTTAACTACGGCCTGATTCAGGGCGGCGGCGAGACGCGAGTGACCGCCTCCTCGCAGGCGCGTAACGACGGCAGGCTGCTTTCCGGCGCGCGCCTGACGCTCGGCACGCCGCAGTTCACCGGTACCGGCTGGCTGCAGGCCACCGACCTGATACTCAATGCGGCAAACGCCACTAACGGCGGCACGTGGGTGGCCGACCGGGCCACGCTGACCGGCACCACCTTTGCCAGCCAGGGCACCACCCAGGCGGGACAGCTGACGGTTAACTACGGCCAGCTGAACAACAGCGGCACGCTGCTCGGCAACGCGCAGCTGAACATCGACGCGGACCAGGTGACCCAGAGCGCGGGCGGCAGGCTGCTGAGCGGCGGCAACCTGTGGCTGCAGAGCCGGGGGCTGGACCTGACCGGCCAGCTGGTCTCTCTGGGGGACTTAACGCTGCAGCTGACGAACGCGTTTACCAGCCGGACCGCCGTGGCGGCAGGCCGGACCCTGACCATCAGCAGCGGCGGCGACATCGATAACCGCAGCGTGCTGCAGGGGCAGGCGGTTAACCTCAGCGCGGGCGGGCAGCTCAGCAACAACGGACAAATCACCACCGGCGGCGGCACCAGCACGCTCTCCGGCAGCAGCGTGGCGCTGAACGCCGCGGGCGCGGTGCAGGGCGGGGGCGACATCACCGTCGCCAGCCGGAGCAACATTACCGTCGACGGCTTCACCGGCACGCGCGGCTCGCTGACCCTGAGCGCGCCGGGCGCCATCGTCAACACCGCGCTGCTGTACGCGGCGAATAATCTGGCGCTGTTTGCTGACAGCATCACTAACCGGCGCGGCGACATCATGGCGGGGAACAACCTGTGGATGCAGCGGGATGCGGCGGGGAATGCGAACAGCCAGGTGGTGAACACGTCGGGGAATATTGAGACGCAGAATGGGGATATTACGGTTAAGACTGCCAGCCTGTTAAATCAGCGTGATGGATTAACGTCAACCACAACAACAAGTGCGTCGCCAGCGTATGGTTGGGTTGGGCAGGCAACTGTTGACATACCTGTGTCGGTTCTCGGAATCGATACGCTTGTTCGGGATAAATACAGCACTTATACCCATGACGGTTCAGGTACATGTGGGGGAGTTCCCTGTTTCTTGTATGAGGATACCCATTACTATTACAAACCAATTACAGGCTATGAAACACGTAAATATGCACTAAATCAGATAGCGCAGGTTGTAAATGCTGAGGGTGGAAGCGCTCGTATTTCTTCCGGGCGTAACCTGACTATCACTGCCGCAGAGTTGAACAATCAGGCGAGTGCAATCCTGGCGAATAGCAATATTACGCTTGCAGGAAACACGCTGAATAATCAGAGCTATCAGAGCGGAACTTATACAGAATATGCTGTATATAAATATGTAAGCCCCTCATATGGCGGGGGTTCTCCTGGCTCCTACTCTCCAACCCATCGCAATACTTACTACGACAATGACGTAACCTATGTATTAGATGGGCATGTCACAGAAAGTGAAAATGGTGAAACATACCGCGCCGTCATCCAGGCGGGCGGCAACGTCACCGCGAACTTCACCAGCAACATCAGCAACACTAATACCACCGCTAACGCGGGCGGCGTCAGTAACGTTATCTCCACCCCGTCGCTGAACACCCTCAGCAACCAGACCATCGGCAGCGGCGTGCAAAAACAGGGGCTGAACACGACCGGCACCGTGGCGGTGAACTCGCCGCAGTGGAACGATCGGCTCCAGGGGGCGCTGCAGCAGCTTAACGGCGGTGGCGCGCTGGAAAACGGCGGCGCGTCCGGCACGTCTCTCAGCAACATTGTCACCACGCAGAAAGGCAACGCGAACCTCGGTCAGCTGGGCGCACTGGCGAACACCGGGGTCACCACCGCCGATCTCCGAACCGCTCAGGGCGGCGCCGTCGGGCATTATCAGGGCCAGCGCGTCGATACCAGCGCTTACCCGCTGCCGTCGGGCAACAACGGCTATTTTGTCTTCTCCGACAACCCGAAAAGCCCGTACCTGATCGGCATCAACCCGAAACTGAATGGTCTCGGACAGCTTGATCCCGCCCTGTTTGCCGATCTGAACGCGATGCTCGGGATCAAACCGTCGTCCACGGCGCCGCAGGAGACGCGGCTGGCGTTTACCGACGAGAAGCAGTTCCTCGGCTCGTCCTATATGCTTGGCCGCCTCAACCTGAACCCGGACTACGACTACCGCTTCCTCGGCGATGCGGCGTTCGATACCCGCTATGTCTCCAACGTGGTGCTCAACCAGACCGGTAACCGCTACCTGAACGGCATCGGCTCCGATCTGGATCAGATGCGCTACCTGATGGACAACGCCGCGGCGGCGCAGCAGTCGCTGGGCCTGCAGTTTGGCGTCTCGCTGACCGCCGATCAGATTGCCGCGCTCGACCACAGCCTGCTGTGGTGGGAGAAAGCCACCGTCAACGGCGAAACGGTGATGGTGCCGAAACTCTACCTGTCGCCGAAGGACGTCACCGTCAACAACGGCAGCGTGATCGCGGGCAACAACGTCACCCTGAAGGGCGGCAGCATCACCAACGGCGGCAGCTCGCTGCTGGCGAAAAACAGCCTGACGCTCGACAGCCAGAACAGCATCAGCAACCTCAGCAACGGCCTGATGAAAGCGGGCGGCGACCTGAACCTGAGCGCCATCGGCGATATCAATAACATCAGCTCCACCATCAGCGGCAAAACGGTCGCGCTGGAGAGCCTGGACGGCAGCATCAACAACCTGACGCAGGTTGAGCAGATTGATATCAACGCCGGAGGGAAGTACGGCAACATCGGCCTGAAAGACACGCTGCTGGGCAACACGGCGTCGATTACCGCGCAGGATGGCCTGTCGCTTGAGGCGGGGAAAAACATCACCGTCACCGGGGCGAACCTGGCCTCCGGCGGGGATATACTGCTGAATGCGTGGGGCGATATTGCCGTCAACGCGAATCAGATCAACGACGCATTCAGCTCCAGCCGGGAGAAAACCAGCCGTTCGTCCGTCACGTATCAGGGCAGTAACGTCACCGCGGGCGGCAACCTGCTGGTGAATGCCGGGCACAACCTTGACGTGACCGCCAGCGACCTGAAGGCGGGCGGCAGCGCGGGGCTGAGCGCGGGCAACGACCTGAACCTGAACGCGGAGCAAACAAGCGAAAGCAGCCGGAAAGGGAAAAGCGAATCCCACAGCACCGGGCTCGACCGCACCACGATTTCCGCAGGCGATAACCTGGTCCTGAAGGCCGGGCAGGATATCAACGCCCGGGCCGCCGCGCTGGCGGCGGAGAAAAGCGTCGGGCTGCAGGCGGGTCGCGACGTGAATCTGGCTGCGGAAGAGACCACGCAGGGCGACAGCTATAGGTCAGGCAAGAAAACCGTTATTAACGAATCGGTGCGTCAGCAGGGAACCGAGATCGCCAGCGGGGCGAATACCCAAATCCTCGCCGGACGCGATGTCACCACCGAAGCCGCGCAGGTGACGGCGAAGGGCGATATCGGCGTGGCGGCAGGCCGCGACGTCAGCCTCAATACCGCAACCGAAAGCGATTATCACTACAAAGAGCAGACCAAAACCAAAAAAGGTTTCCTCAGCAAGAAAACCACCCACACCATCGAGGAGGACAGCGCGACGCGTGAATCCGGCTCATTACTTAGCGGCGACAACGTGCAGGTGGTGGCGGGCAACAACCTGCAGGTGAACGGCTCCGCCGTGGCGGGCGATGGCGACGTGCAGCTTAAGGCGGGCAACAACGTCGATATCGTGGCGGCCACGAACAGCGACACCTCCTGGCGCTTTAAGGAAGAGAAAAAATCCGGCCTGATGGGCTCGGGCGGGATTGGCTTCACCATCGGCAGCAGCAAAAGCACGCACGATCTCCGTGAGAAGGGCACCACCCAGAGCCAGAGCTTCAGTACGGTGGGCTCGACGGGCGGTAACGTCGCGATTTCTGCCGGAAACCAGGCCCACGTCGGCGGGGCGGATCTTATCGCCGGGAAGGATTTAAGCCTCAGCGGCGACAGCGTCATCATTGAGCCGGGGCACGACAGGCGCACCCGGGATGAAACCTTCGAGCAGAAGAAAAGCGGGCTCACCGTGGCGCTCTCCGGCACCGTCGGTAGCGCTATTAACAATGCCGTGAGCGCGGCGCAGGAGACCAAAGAGCAAAGTGATGGCCGTCTGAAAGCCCTTCAGGCCACCAAAACGGTGCTGTCCGGCG
This region of Enterobacter asburiae genomic DNA includes:
- a CDS encoding ShlB/FhaC/HecB family hemolysin secretion/activation protein, translating into MNSNKIERRIISLANYIIFILSGALFSASINAAPLSPADRDTIQQQQQQLLLQNQQQREELERSIPRPAPDRPLPAAGTGPCFTIDTITLSGTTLISPKTQQALVAPWQGRCLDMAKITELLARISDWYISRGYITSRAFLTEQDLSGGQLNIVVLEGRLEAIRLEGETPRMLKMAFPGRTGGILNLRDIEQGMEQINRLRAEPVQIEILPGTQAGYSIVNLTGKPEFPLNASVSLDNSGQKSTGENQLNGVLTANNMLGLADKWFVSGGRSSDFASAYDAQNFQAGVSVPSGYGLLDYSYAWSNYRTTISNQGFNWLSTGDTKTHRLNASWVVFRNGDVKTGIAAGVVQRSSRNWLNDAPLKSSTRNLSSLVLGITHTQKMLGGVATFNPTWSHGMPWFNAETDENKSGDMPRAEFRKWSLNASFQRPVARNAWWLTSAYGQWSPDRLYGAERLTLGGESSVRGFKEQYLSGDNGGYWRNELGYSLFTLPVIGAVSATVAVDGGWLEKDRQDRFASGTLWGGSVGLSSAGRGYSSQISVGTPLRYPDWLGPDHVSVNWRIAFML